Proteins encoded within one genomic window of Pigmentiphaga sp. H8:
- a CDS encoding ABC transporter ATP-binding protein codes for MRATQPQATGRTSGSTPGGAPGSTPSLVAESLSKSFLSGNVRERILRDLSVSIMPGELTLISGPSGCGKSTLLAILSGMLRPDAGMVRALGQDLGLLQLQELERFRLMHTGFVFQGFNLFPALTAVEQVVLPLRYVGLSKPQAEEQAWAALEEVGMSGRARQRPSGLSGGEQQRVAIARALAKEPELLFADEPTSALDAGNGMKVIDILHRIAKRHGATVLCVSHDPRLISHADRVLTMEDGRILDDRRTGALVAET; via the coding sequence ATGCGGGCGACCCAGCCCCAGGCCACAGGCCGCACATCGGGGAGTACCCCAGGGGGCGCCCCCGGGAGCACACCGAGCCTCGTCGCCGAGTCTCTCAGCAAATCCTTTCTATCCGGTAATGTTCGCGAGCGCATTTTGCGAGATTTGTCGGTTAGCATCATGCCCGGCGAACTGACATTGATTTCTGGGCCATCGGGCTGCGGCAAAAGCACCCTGCTGGCCATACTCAGCGGCATGCTCCGTCCGGATGCCGGCATGGTGCGCGCCCTGGGCCAGGACCTTGGCCTGTTGCAGCTTCAAGAGCTTGAACGTTTCCGGCTGATGCATACCGGCTTCGTCTTCCAAGGCTTCAACCTCTTTCCCGCCCTGACGGCTGTCGAACAGGTCGTCCTGCCCCTGCGCTACGTGGGCCTGTCCAAGCCGCAGGCCGAGGAACAGGCCTGGGCCGCCCTCGAGGAAGTGGGCATGAGCGGACGAGCCCGCCAGCGGCCCTCCGGCCTGTCGGGCGGCGAACAGCAGCGCGTGGCCATCGCCCGCGCGCTTGCCAAGGAACCCGAACTGCTCTTTGCGGACGAGCCGACCAGCGCGCTGGACGCCGGCAACGGCATGAAAGTCATCGACATCCTGCACCGCATCGCCAAGCGCCACGGCGCCACGGTGTTGTGCGTCAGCCATGATCCGCGCCTGATCAGCCATGCCGACCGCGTCCTGACCATGGAGGATGGACGCATCCTGGACGACAGGCGCACCGGTGCGCTGGTCGCCGAAACCTAG
- a CDS encoding HlyD family secretion protein translates to MPKLFTTLRLGILAALTGGVLLASCSRQQQAQAPAADQPPYAAVARGRVDVEGGLVRVGAAVDGTVVRVAVRDGDQVKKGQALIEFNPAAAQLAVDAADAELRQAQAQERVLRSRLPGLKQRAQRMAEAAAGGAIDGQAADDARHAVAQAEAEALASQAAVDVARQKLRAAQWTLERQQVRSPVDGEVVGLEVQVGNAVTAQTEMLRLLPKRRLIVRAEVNEAYVAALKTGMQAEIVEESAPGGTPISARLERIGSVFQLMSPGDDPQERISRRGVESLLSIENPEKLRVGQRVLVRFLP, encoded by the coding sequence GTGCCTAAGCTTTTCACTACTCTTCGCCTTGGAATCCTGGCCGCGCTGACGGGCGGCGTGCTGCTGGCGTCGTGTTCACGCCAGCAGCAGGCGCAGGCCCCGGCGGCCGACCAGCCGCCCTACGCCGCCGTCGCACGCGGGCGCGTGGATGTCGAAGGCGGCCTGGTGCGGGTGGGCGCGGCCGTGGACGGCACCGTTGTGCGGGTGGCGGTGCGCGACGGCGACCAGGTCAAGAAGGGCCAGGCGCTGATCGAATTCAATCCGGCGGCGGCCCAGCTGGCCGTCGATGCGGCCGACGCCGAATTGCGCCAGGCGCAAGCCCAGGAACGCGTGCTGCGCAGCCGCCTGCCCGGGCTGAAGCAACGCGCCCAGCGGATGGCCGAGGCGGCGGCCGGCGGCGCCATCGACGGCCAGGCCGCCGACGACGCGCGCCACGCCGTGGCCCAGGCCGAGGCCGAGGCCTTGGCTTCCCAGGCGGCGGTGGACGTCGCGCGCCAGAAACTGCGCGCCGCGCAATGGACGCTGGAACGCCAGCAGGTCCGTTCCCCCGTGGATGGCGAAGTCGTGGGCCTGGAAGTGCAGGTCGGCAACGCGGTCACCGCCCAGACGGAAATGCTGCGCCTGCTGCCCAAGCGGCGCCTGATCGTCCGTGCCGAGGTGAACGAGGCCTACGTCGCGGCGTTGAAAACCGGCATGCAGGCCGAGATCGTGGAAGAGTCCGCCCCCGGCGGCACGCCCATCTCCGCGCGCCTGGAACGCATAGGCAGCGTGTTCCAGCTCATGTCGCCGGGCGACGACCCGCAGGAGCGGATCAGCCGCCGCGGCGTCGAAAGCCTGCTGTCGATCGAAAACCCCGAAAAGTTGCGTGTCGGCCAGCGCGTGCTGGTCCGTTTCCTTCCCTAA
- a CDS encoding MtnX-like HAD-IB family phosphatase: MLLSQYAADEQPGSEWIVLCDFDGTISKQDVTDTLLEHFGRPGWQELEGAWERGEIGSRECMAKQVALLDASKEELDALVANIEIDPAFPEFVAQARRLGTPVHIVSDGLAGVITAIMERHGLADLPVVANRFEQAGPRNWRLTFPYADAACRKASGTCKCSYGSGVRGLHEKILYVGDGASDFCVSGTVDFVLAKHRLIDYCREHGLVHIPIAGFDEARNALDFILKGQLHAIAQPPRGFTIAPAAASTA; the protein is encoded by the coding sequence ATGTTGCTCAGTCAGTACGCCGCCGATGAACAGCCCGGATCCGAATGGATCGTGTTGTGCGACTTCGACGGCACCATTTCCAAGCAGGATGTCACCGATACGCTGCTTGAACATTTCGGCCGGCCGGGATGGCAGGAGCTGGAAGGCGCCTGGGAACGGGGGGAAATCGGCTCGCGCGAGTGCATGGCCAAGCAGGTCGCGCTGCTGGACGCCAGCAAGGAAGAACTGGACGCCCTGGTGGCGAACATCGAGATCGACCCGGCCTTCCCTGAATTCGTGGCCCAGGCGCGCCGCCTCGGCACGCCGGTGCACATCGTCAGCGACGGTCTGGCTGGCGTGATCACGGCCATCATGGAACGCCACGGGCTGGCCGACCTGCCCGTGGTGGCCAACCGCTTCGAACAGGCCGGCCCCCGCAACTGGCGGCTGACCTTCCCCTACGCCGACGCCGCCTGCCGCAAGGCCAGCGGCACCTGCAAGTGCTCCTACGGCTCGGGCGTACGCGGCCTCCACGAAAAAATCCTGTACGTGGGCGACGGCGCCTCGGATTTCTGCGTGTCGGGCACGGTCGATTTCGTGCTGGCCAAGCACCGCCTGATCGACTACTGCCGCGAACACGGCCTGGTGCACATTCCCATTGCCGGCTTCGACGAGGCCCGCAATGCGCTCGACTTCATCCTGAAAGGCCAGTTGCACGCCATCGCGCAACCTCCGCGCGGCTTCACGATCGCGCCGGCAGCAGCCAGCACCGCCTGA
- a CDS encoding carboxylesterase — MIKSADFYFEGGRAGVLLIHGLTGTPNEMRTVGKGLHRAGFTVYGMQLAGHCGDVDDLVRTGWKDWYASVLEGVDRLRRDVDHCFVAGLSMGAVLALKAAADRPDDIAGVGVYGATFRYDGWNIPWYSRLSFLLPWFKRFNLFQDKSFDEEPPYGLKDERLRAAVSSSMLGGDSADAGLPGNPWSSLTELIDLSATVRRQLPQVRAPCLVMHAAEDDMASVGNAHLVMERVSGPAKLVLLHDSYHMITVDRERREVIRESAEFFSEIAAQREGAMPQAAAR, encoded by the coding sequence ATGATCAAATCCGCGGATTTCTATTTCGAAGGCGGCCGCGCGGGCGTGCTGCTCATCCATGGCCTGACCGGCACCCCCAATGAAATGCGTACCGTGGGCAAGGGCCTGCACCGGGCCGGCTTCACGGTCTACGGCATGCAACTGGCGGGACACTGCGGCGACGTCGACGACCTCGTCCGCACCGGCTGGAAGGATTGGTACGCCAGCGTGCTGGAGGGCGTCGACCGCCTGCGCCGCGACGTCGACCATTGCTTCGTCGCCGGCTTGTCGATGGGCGCGGTACTGGCCCTGAAGGCCGCGGCCGACCGGCCCGACGACATCGCCGGCGTCGGCGTATACGGCGCCACCTTCCGCTACGACGGCTGGAACATTCCCTGGTACTCGCGCCTGTCGTTCCTGCTGCCCTGGTTCAAGCGCTTCAACCTGTTCCAGGACAAGTCCTTCGACGAAGAACCGCCCTACGGCCTGAAGGACGAGCGGCTACGGGCGGCGGTGTCCTCCAGCATGCTGGGCGGCGACAGCGCCGACGCCGGCCTGCCCGGCAACCCCTGGTCCTCCCTGACCGAGCTCATCGACCTGTCGGCCACGGTGCGCCGCCAGTTGCCCCAGGTGCGCGCGCCCTGCCTGGTCATGCACGCCGCCGAGGACGACATGGCCAGCGTCGGCAACGCCCATCTGGTCATGGAGCGCGTCAGCGGCCCCGCCAAGCTGGTGCTGCTGCACGACAGCTATCACATGATCACGGTGGACCGCGAGCGCCGCGAGGTCATACGCGAGTCAGCCGAATTCTTCTCCGAGATCGCCGCGCAGCGCGAAGGCGCCATGCCGCAGGCGGCGGCGCGATGA
- a CDS encoding EamA family transporter → MTPLVALLWTLNVLVDTGGQLAFKAAATAPAEGSGLRYWRELARRPWIWIGIACYILEFVVWLAFLSLVPLSEGVLLGSINIVAIMIAGRFLFNEHLTPLRVAGIALIAAGVAIVGIP, encoded by the coding sequence ATGACGCCGCTGGTCGCCCTGCTCTGGACGCTGAACGTGCTGGTCGACACCGGTGGCCAGCTGGCCTTCAAGGCGGCCGCCACCGCGCCGGCCGAAGGCAGCGGCCTGCGCTACTGGCGCGAGCTGGCGCGGCGCCCCTGGATATGGATAGGAATCGCCTGCTATATCCTGGAGTTCGTCGTCTGGCTGGCCTTCCTGTCGCTGGTGCCGTTGTCCGAGGGCGTGCTGCTGGGTTCGATCAACATCGTCGCCATCATGATCGCCGGCCGCTTCCTGTTCAACGAACACCTGACGCCGCTGCGGGTGGCCGGCATCGCGCTGATCGCCGCCGGTGTGGCGATCGTGGGAATACCGTGA
- a CDS encoding multidrug efflux SMR transporter — MRRFYLIGFGLLMAFDTLAQISFKYAANHAMPLAADLDWLMRVFGQPWIYGAFVGYIGAFFTWMSLLKRAPIGPAFAASHLEVVTVMLVSVWLFDEHIAVNQMLGALLIIGGIVCLAFGEASESRRLQPESGRADA; from the coding sequence ATGCGCCGCTTCTACCTGATCGGTTTCGGCCTGCTGATGGCCTTCGACACGCTGGCGCAGATCAGCTTCAAATACGCCGCCAACCATGCGATGCCGCTGGCGGCCGACCTGGACTGGCTGATGCGGGTGTTCGGCCAGCCATGGATCTACGGCGCCTTCGTCGGCTACATCGGCGCCTTCTTCACCTGGATGTCGCTGCTCAAGCGCGCGCCCATCGGCCCGGCCTTCGCCGCCTCCCACCTCGAAGTCGTGACCGTGATGCTGGTGTCGGTCTGGCTGTTCGACGAACACATCGCCGTCAACCAGATGCTGGGCGCGCTGCTGATCATCGGCGGCATCGTCTGCCTGGCCTTCGGCGAGGCCAGCGAATCGCGGCGCCTCCAGCCGGAGTCCGGCCGTGCCGACGCCTAG
- a CDS encoding DegT/DnrJ/EryC1/StrS family aminotransferase: protein MPTPRLAAGAHGRDIPPTAGLPLRWNDLLPGGPADLEARIASWLGAPALQLECSGTASLVVSLLTLARRSPRKTVILPAYTCPLVALAVHHCGLRLKLCDLAPGHFDLDPAALEAACDNDTLAIVVTHLAGRVADTGAALRCAARCGAAVIEDAAQALGARRNGRSVGLDGDIGFFSLAAGKGLSIYEGGLLLARDPALRDELRATSARTVGSRPGWEARRSLELLAYALLYGPRGMRLAYGNPQRAALRAGDPVRAAGDDFPLDIPIHRVGRWRRGVGARAARRLPAFLDDARERAQSRLVRLQGLPGIRVMRDTAGGDGVWPFFMLLLPDARARQRALDRLWGAGLGVGPLFVHTLPDYDYLRPIVADTPVPHARDFAARALSITNSHWLDDERFETICKTLAS, encoded by the coding sequence GTGCCGACGCCTAGGCTCGCGGCCGGCGCCCACGGGCGCGACATCCCGCCCACGGCGGGCCTGCCGCTGCGCTGGAACGACCTCCTGCCCGGCGGCCCCGCCGACCTGGAGGCGCGCATCGCGTCCTGGCTGGGCGCCCCGGCCCTGCAACTGGAATGCTCCGGCACCGCCAGCCTGGTCGTGTCCCTGCTGACGCTGGCCCGGCGCAGCCCCCGCAAGACCGTCATCCTGCCCGCCTATACCTGCCCGCTGGTCGCGCTGGCCGTCCACCACTGCGGACTGCGGCTGAAGCTGTGCGACCTCGCCCCCGGGCATTTCGATCTCGACCCGGCCGCGCTCGAGGCGGCCTGCGACAACGATACGCTGGCCATCGTGGTCACCCACCTGGCCGGACGCGTGGCCGACACGGGCGCCGCGCTGCGCTGCGCCGCCCGCTGCGGCGCGGCCGTCATCGAGGACGCGGCGCAGGCGCTGGGCGCGCGCCGCAACGGACGCAGCGTGGGCCTGGACGGCGACATCGGCTTCTTCAGCCTGGCCGCGGGCAAGGGCCTGAGCATCTACGAAGGCGGACTGCTGCTGGCGCGCGATCCCGCGCTGCGCGACGAATTGCGGGCCACCAGCGCACGCACAGTCGGCAGCCGCCCGGGATGGGAGGCGCGCCGCAGCCTGGAACTCCTGGCCTACGCGCTGCTGTACGGACCTCGCGGCATGCGCCTGGCCTACGGCAACCCGCAGCGCGCGGCCCTGCGCGCCGGCGATCCGGTCCGGGCCGCCGGCGACGATTTCCCGCTCGACATCCCCATCCACCGGGTCGGCCGCTGGCGCCGAGGCGTGGGCGCCCGGGCGGCCCGCCGCCTGCCGGCCTTCCTGGACGATGCCCGGGAGCGTGCCCAGTCGCGTCTGGTACGGCTGCAAGGCCTGCCCGGGATTCGGGTGATGCGGGACACCGCCGGCGGCGACGGCGTCTGGCCGTTCTTCATGCTGCTGCTGCCCGACGCGCGGGCGCGGCAGCGCGCGCTGGACCGGCTATGGGGCGCGGGACTGGGCGTGGGCCCCCTGTTCGTGCACACCCTGCCCGACTACGACTACCTGCGCCCCATCGTCGCCGACACGCCGGTGCCCCACGCCCGCGATTTCGCGGCGCGCGCGCTGTCGATCACCAACAGCCACTGGCTGGACGACGAGCGATTCGAGACGATCTGCAAGACCCTGGCGTCCTGA
- a CDS encoding DUF1854 domain-containing protein, with the protein MSHTFPYTLSRNAYGRLICTPADGGPAEEVTPVRAFPIDTESEDISLVGPGGHEVAWIARLADLPPEARELVREELGHREFMPEIQRIVQVASYVTPTTWTVRTNRGEARLWLKSEQDIRRISQSKLLISDGHGIHFLIRDLERLDRASRRILDRFL; encoded by the coding sequence ATGAGCCATACCTTCCCCTATACGTTGAGCCGCAACGCCTACGGCCGGCTGATCTGCACCCCCGCCGACGGCGGGCCGGCCGAGGAAGTGACGCCCGTGCGCGCCTTCCCCATCGATACCGAATCCGAGGACATCTCGCTGGTCGGCCCGGGCGGGCATGAAGTGGCGTGGATTGCCCGCCTGGCGGACCTGCCGCCCGAGGCGCGGGAGCTGGTGCGCGAAGAACTCGGCCACCGTGAATTCATGCCCGAGATCCAGCGCATCGTGCAGGTGGCGAGCTACGTCACGCCCACGACCTGGACCGTCCGGACCAACCGCGGCGAAGCCCGGCTCTGGCTCAAGAGCGAACAGGACATCCGGCGCATTTCCCAGTCCAAGCTTCTGATCTCGGACGGCCACGGCATCCACTTCCTGATACGCGACCTGGAACGCCTGGACCGTGCGAGCCGCCGCATCCTGGACCGCTTTCTCTGA
- a CDS encoding ABC transporter ATP-binding protein, whose translation MTAASHPLSSLPDAWRGQAAPPLAAGETVCAWLELDLDTELRYARGLLVLTETRLLAAAADAPGWRDWPLREGMRLALSDHAGVVAVELVDARARQALWRTTMAHHAGAVRLADQFERQLAALAQGGVAARLAPACPRCHAPLPEGEQDCPACEAEAPVENRGWALLRLSRFARPYRGKLLLGFILTVLATAATLVPPYLTMPLMDDVLIPFQNGKPIDYDLAGLYLSGLLGAALVAWVLGWSRTYILAWVSERIGADLRTSAYEHLQQLSLEYFGGKRTGDLMARIGNETDRICVFLSLHLLDFATDVLMILMTAGILVSIDPWLALVTLLPLPFIAWLIHLVRDKLRHGFEKVDRNWAEITNVLADTIPGIRVVKAFAQEKREVERFREANNHNLAVNDKVNTTWSMFSPTVILLTEVGLLVVWIFGIWQIANHHISVGVLAAFLAYISRFYLRLDSMSRIVSVTQKAAAGAKRIFDILDRVSSVPEPAHPVSIGRLEGRIQIREATFRYGTRAVLRGIDLDIQPGEMIGLVGHSGSGKSTLVNLICRFYDVAQGSIKVDGVDIRALSIPEYRRNIGVVLQEPFLFFGTVAENIAYGKPEATRAEIVAAARAAHAHEFILRLPHGYDSLVGERGQALSGGERQRISIARALLIDPRILILDEATSSVDTSTEQEIQKALDNLVQGRTTIAVAHRLSTLRRADRLVVLDRGRIVEQGRHEDLIAKGGAYYRLHQAQTRQLDPPGSDSDNTWDGDDEEQA comes from the coding sequence ATGACTGCCGCGTCTCATCCGTTGTCTTCCCTGCCCGATGCCTGGCGCGGCCAGGCCGCCCCACCGCTGGCCGCAGGCGAAACCGTATGCGCCTGGCTGGAGCTGGATCTCGATACGGAACTGCGCTATGCCCGGGGCCTGCTGGTGCTGACCGAGACCCGGCTGCTGGCGGCCGCGGCCGATGCGCCGGGATGGCGCGACTGGCCGCTGCGCGAGGGGATGCGGCTGGCCCTGTCCGACCACGCGGGCGTGGTCGCGGTCGAGCTGGTGGATGCCCGGGCGCGACAGGCGCTGTGGCGCACGACCATGGCCCATCATGCCGGCGCGGTCCGGCTGGCCGACCAGTTCGAGCGCCAGCTGGCCGCGCTGGCGCAGGGCGGCGTGGCGGCTCGCCTGGCGCCGGCCTGCCCCCGCTGCCATGCGCCGCTGCCGGAAGGCGAGCAGGACTGCCCGGCCTGCGAGGCGGAAGCGCCGGTCGAGAACCGGGGCTGGGCCCTGCTGCGCCTGAGCCGTTTCGCGCGCCCCTATCGCGGCAAGCTGCTGCTGGGCTTCATCCTGACGGTCCTGGCCACCGCCGCGACGCTGGTTCCGCCTTATCTGACCATGCCGCTGATGGACGATGTGCTGATCCCGTTCCAGAACGGCAAGCCCATCGACTACGACCTGGCCGGGCTCTACCTGTCCGGGCTGCTGGGCGCGGCGCTGGTGGCGTGGGTGCTGGGCTGGTCGCGCACCTACATCCTCGCGTGGGTCAGCGAGCGCATCGGCGCCGACCTGCGCACCAGCGCCTATGAACACCTGCAGCAGCTGTCGCTGGAATACTTCGGCGGCAAGCGCACGGGCGACCTCATGGCGCGCATCGGCAACGAGACCGACCGCATCTGCGTCTTCCTGTCGCTGCACCTGCTGGACTTTGCCACCGACGTGCTGATGATCCTGATGACGGCCGGCATCCTGGTCTCCATCGATCCCTGGCTGGCGCTGGTCACGCTGCTGCCGCTGCCCTTCATCGCCTGGCTCATCCACCTGGTGCGCGACAAGCTGCGCCATGGGTTCGAGAAGGTGGACCGCAACTGGGCCGAGATCACCAACGTGCTGGCCGACACCATCCCTGGGATCCGGGTGGTCAAGGCCTTTGCCCAGGAAAAGCGCGAAGTGGAGCGTTTCCGCGAGGCCAACAACCACAACCTCGCGGTCAACGACAAGGTCAACACCACGTGGTCGATGTTCTCGCCCACGGTCATCCTGCTGACCGAGGTCGGCCTGCTGGTGGTCTGGATATTCGGCATCTGGCAGATCGCCAACCATCACATCTCGGTGGGTGTGCTGGCCGCGTTCCTGGCCTACATCAGCCGCTTCTACCTGCGGCTCGATTCCATGAGCCGCATCGTTTCGGTCACGCAGAAGGCGGCGGCGGGCGCCAAGCGCATCTTCGACATCCTGGACCGCGTCTCCAGCGTACCGGAGCCGGCCCATCCGGTGTCTATCGGCCGGCTGGAGGGGCGTATCCAGATCCGCGAGGCCACCTTCCGCTACGGCACGCGTGCCGTGCTGCGCGGCATAGACCTCGACATCCAGCCGGGCGAGATGATCGGCCTGGTGGGACACAGCGGCTCGGGCAAGAGCACGCTGGTCAACCTGATCTGCCGCTTCTACGACGTGGCGCAGGGATCGATCAAGGTGGACGGCGTCGACATCCGCGCGCTGTCCATTCCCGAGTACCGGCGCAACATCGGCGTGGTGCTGCAAGAGCCGTTCCTGTTCTTCGGGACGGTGGCCGAGAACATCGCCTACGGCAAGCCCGAGGCCACGCGCGCGGAGATCGTGGCGGCCGCGCGCGCGGCCCACGCGCACGAGTTCATCCTGCGCCTGCCGCATGGCTACGATTCGCTGGTGGGCGAGCGCGGACAGGCCCTGTCGGGCGGCGAGCGCCAGCGCATCTCCATCGCCCGCGCGCTGCTGATCGACCCGCGCATCCTGATCCTGGACGAGGCCACCTCCTCGGTCGACACCTCGACCGAACAGGAGATCCAGAAGGCGCTCGACAACCTGGTGCAGGGACGCACCACCATCGCCGTGGCGCACCGGCTCAGCACCCTGCGGCGGGCCGACCGGCTGGTGGTGCTGGACCGCGGCCGCATCGTCGAGCAGGGCCGCCACGAAGACCTGATCGCCAAGGGCGGCGCCTACTATCGCCTGCACCAGGCGCAGACCCGCCAGCTCGATCCTCCCGGCAGCGACAGCGACAACACCTGGGACGGCGACGACGAGGAGCAGGCATGA
- the cphA gene encoding cyanophycin synthetase — MEVSRIRALRGPNLWSRRTALEAIVSCTEAERAIAGIPGFEARLRARFPAIGLLQPAGQERSVSMARALGLATLGLQSQAGCPVTFVRTVPTLDAGIYQVVVEYTEEEVGRQALKFALELCQAAEHDTPFDLDAALTQLRDLDEDVRIGPSTGSIVQAGIQRGIPYRRLTQGSLIQFGWGKKQRRIQAAEMDRSSAIAESIAQDKELTKTLLHAAGVPVPEGRPVEDAEDAWAAAQEIGAPVVVKPRDGNQGKGVAVNISTREQVLAAYAVAEKYGSAVLVERYIPGHDFRLLVVGNTLVAASRRDPPQVFGDAVHTIRELVDEVNKDPRRGEGHATSLTKIRLDDIAIATLAKAGYTPDSVPSKGALVILRNNANLSTGGTATDVTDEVHPEFAAHAIAAARTVGLDICGVDIVAGTVIKPLESQGGAIVEVNAAPGLRMHLAPSYGKPRAVGEAVIADMFAPEDDGRIPVVAVAGTNGKTTTVRLIAHLQGVNGHLVGMTNSDGVYIGQQRIDVGDCSGPRSARNVLLHPDVDAAVFETARGGILREGLGFDRCDVAVVTNIGMGDHLGLNFISTVEDLAVVKRVIVENVAPTGTAVLNATDPNVANMADSCPGSVIFFSNDRQHTLITTQRAKNQRVVYRDGQAIVAARGAEEQRIALADIPLTYDGAIDFQVENAMAAIAAAWALGLDWQVIRRGLASFVNDAQTAPGRFNRFAFRGATIFADYGHNPDAIQALVRAIERMPAKRRSVVISGAGDRRDVDICRQTEILGTAFDQVVLYEDQCQRGREDGEVLALLRQGLAGATRAQDVREIRGEFLAIDTAMDELGAGDLCLILVDQVEEALAHIEQRIAADCAISAAMRQPAGQSIAH, encoded by the coding sequence ATGGAAGTCTCACGTATCCGTGCACTGCGCGGCCCCAATCTGTGGAGCCGGCGTACCGCGCTCGAAGCGATCGTCTCGTGTACCGAAGCCGAGCGCGCCATCGCCGGCATCCCCGGCTTCGAGGCACGCCTGCGCGCGCGCTTTCCCGCCATCGGCCTGTTGCAGCCAGCGGGCCAGGAGCGTTCCGTCTCCATGGCCCGCGCGCTCGGGCTGGCCACGCTGGGCCTGCAATCCCAGGCTGGCTGCCCCGTCACCTTCGTGCGCACCGTCCCCACGCTGGACGCCGGCATCTATCAGGTGGTGGTCGAGTACACCGAGGAAGAGGTCGGCAGGCAGGCGCTGAAATTCGCGCTGGAACTGTGCCAGGCCGCCGAGCATGACACGCCCTTCGACCTCGATGCCGCGCTGACGCAGCTGCGCGACCTGGACGAGGACGTCCGCATCGGCCCCAGCACCGGCTCCATCGTGCAGGCGGGAATCCAGCGCGGCATCCCGTACCGCCGCCTGACGCAGGGCAGCCTGATCCAGTTCGGCTGGGGCAAGAAGCAGCGGCGCATCCAGGCGGCCGAGATGGACCGCAGCAGCGCCATCGCCGAATCCATCGCCCAGGACAAGGAACTGACCAAGACCCTGCTGCATGCCGCCGGCGTCCCGGTTCCCGAGGGCCGTCCGGTCGAGGATGCCGAGGACGCCTGGGCGGCGGCGCAGGAGATCGGCGCGCCCGTGGTGGTCAAGCCGCGCGACGGCAACCAGGGCAAGGGCGTCGCGGTCAACATCTCGACGCGCGAACAGGTCTTGGCGGCCTATGCCGTGGCCGAGAAATACGGGTCGGCCGTCCTGGTCGAACGCTACATTCCCGGCCACGATTTCCGCCTGCTGGTGGTCGGCAACACCCTGGTCGCGGCCTCGCGGCGCGATCCGCCGCAGGTGTTCGGCGACGCGGTGCACACCATCCGCGAGCTGGTGGACGAAGTGAACAAGGATCCCCGCCGCGGCGAGGGCCACGCCACCAGCCTGACCAAGATCCGCCTGGACGACATCGCCATCGCGACCCTGGCCAAGGCGGGCTACACCCCGGATTCGGTCCCGTCCAAGGGCGCGCTGGTCATCCTGCGCAACAACGCCAACCTGAGCACCGGCGGCACCGCCACCGACGTCACCGACGAAGTCCATCCCGAATTCGCCGCCCACGCCATCGCGGCGGCGCGCACGGTTGGCCTGGACATCTGCGGCGTGGACATCGTGGCCGGCACCGTCATCAAGCCGCTGGAAAGCCAGGGCGGCGCCATCGTCGAAGTCAACGCCGCCCCCGGCCTGCGCATGCATCTCGCGCCGTCGTACGGCAAGCCGCGCGCCGTGGGCGAAGCCGTCATCGCCGACATGTTCGCGCCCGAGGACGACGGCCGCATCCCCGTGGTCGCGGTGGCCGGCACCAACGGCAAGACCACGACCGTGCGCCTGATCGCCCACCTCCAGGGCGTCAACGGGCACCTGGTCGGCATGACCAATTCCGACGGCGTCTACATCGGCCAGCAGCGCATCGACGTGGGCGACTGCAGCGGACCGCGCAGCGCGCGCAACGTGCTGCTGCACCCCGACGTCGACGCGGCCGTGTTCGAGACGGCGCGCGGCGGCATCCTGCGCGAGGGCCTGGGCTTCGACCGCTGCGACGTGGCGGTGGTGACCAACATCGGCATGGGCGACCACCTGGGCCTGAACTTCATCAGCACGGTCGAGGACCTCGCGGTGGTCAAGCGGGTGATCGTCGAGAACGTGGCGCCCACCGGCACCGCCGTGCTCAATGCCACCGACCCCAACGTCGCCAACATGGCCGACAGCTGCCCCGGCTCGGTGATCTTCTTCTCGAACGATCGCCAGCACACGCTGATCACCACCCAGCGCGCCAAGAACCAGCGCGTGGTCTATCGCGACGGCCAGGCCATCGTCGCCGCGCGCGGCGCCGAGGAACAGCGCATCGCGCTGGCCGACATTCCCCTGACCTACGACGGCGCGATCGACTTCCAGGTCGAGAACGCGATGGCGGCCATCGCCGCCGCCTGGGCCCTGGGCCTGGACTGGCAGGTCATCCGCCGCGGCCTGGCCAGCTTCGTGAACGACGCCCAGACCGCGCCCGGCCGCTTCAATCGCTTCGCATTCCGCGGCGCCACGATCTTCGCCGACTACGGCCACAATCCCGACGCCATCCAGGCGCTGGTGCGCGCGATCGAGCGCATGCCCGCCAAGCGGCGTTCGGTGGTCATCAGCGGGGCGGGCGACCGCCGCGACGTGGACATCTGCCGCCAGACCGAAATCCTGGGCACCGCCTTCGACCAGGTCGTGCTGTACGAAGACCAATGCCAGCGCGGCCGCGAGGACGGCGAGGTGCTGGCGCTGCTGCGCCAGGGACTGGCGGGCGCGACCCGTGCGCAGGACGTGCGGGAGATCCGGGGGGAATTCCTGGCCATCGACACGGCCATGGATGAACTCGGGGCGGGCGACCTGTGCCTGATCCTGGTGGATCAGGTGGAGGAAGCGCTGGCCCACATCGAGCAGCGCATCGCCGCCGACTGCGCGATCAGTGCGGCGATGCGGCAGCCAGCCGGGCAATCAATCGCGCATTGA